The proteins below come from a single Pseudomonadota bacterium genomic window:
- a CDS encoding winged helix-turn-helix domain-containing protein, translated as MNTPPKSVLKIGPYELDFYSGQLLLDGQTRKLRPKSMAVLQYLAQRPGQLTSKREILDAVWGAADVGEGALTQCIIDIRRALGAHRDCLQTLPRRGYLLEPGSATKAPSARRARLHWSGVAAAFLVVFGVVAAFSYRPDGGASRPIRLLLAPIQDATGDPMLAHLGQSVIYELRHLLAGELDVEVVMPPHGLRPQAEELLRLAEQSSAAYLLTGSMDGTPDALHVQVGLTGVERGLQTWSHRFEVSHSDWASLRRQLGVEVAAALRLDLVAGASLASSHQNSSWLQFQRGKFYYDRRQPGDVDRALAIFQEAVRLDPSYGDAWVGLLATHRMLDKTASDPDLALAMERVATLAVDSAEAHIRLSRIYADEGLESQSRAHLESARQLDPGNWLVLNDLATRAFASMAYDAGLSYLQRSVEADPLNPVARANYLSALAGTRNLTEAAAQVEALSTLSDYHSISPELLGLELKFLQGTITESDERLLSQAPWPDKQGLLMKLRATRGDRSVLLELPDDATLSARGIASAAVIGRAELLVLLGEEQQALELVQTLAGEVTGIRRLVRLSQVNLSAELAVLRDHPDWPQLDESNKRDIGTVSDAVAEVGSQASILTKANPD; from the coding sequence ATGAATACGCCGCCAAAGTCGGTTCTTAAAATTGGTCCCTACGAGCTGGATTTCTACAGCGGACAGCTGCTGCTTGATGGCCAGACTCGGAAACTCCGCCCCAAGTCGATGGCGGTGCTCCAATATCTGGCGCAGCGACCTGGGCAGCTGACCAGCAAGCGCGAAATCCTGGATGCCGTGTGGGGCGCTGCGGATGTCGGCGAGGGAGCGCTTACGCAGTGCATTATCGATATCCGTCGGGCACTCGGCGCTCATCGAGACTGCCTGCAAACCTTACCCAGACGCGGCTACCTCCTGGAGCCAGGGTCGGCGACAAAAGCGCCTTCGGCGCGGCGGGCACGTCTCCACTGGTCGGGTGTTGCTGCGGCATTCCTGGTTGTGTTCGGCGTTGTCGCAGCATTTAGCTATCGGCCTGACGGGGGAGCGTCAAGGCCGATACGCCTGCTACTCGCGCCGATCCAGGACGCTACGGGCGATCCCATGCTGGCCCACCTTGGCCAAAGCGTCATTTATGAACTGCGACATCTGCTGGCAGGGGAACTGGATGTGGAGGTGGTCATGCCGCCCCACGGTCTTCGTCCGCAGGCCGAGGAGTTGCTCCGTCTGGCGGAGCAGTCATCCGCAGCATATCTACTCACCGGATCTATGGACGGCACGCCCGATGCGCTTCACGTCCAGGTGGGGCTCACCGGCGTCGAAAGGGGTTTACAGACCTGGTCGCACCGGTTTGAGGTTTCACACTCGGACTGGGCCTCGCTTCGCCGCCAGCTTGGGGTGGAGGTTGCGGCGGCGCTACGCCTCGATCTGGTGGCAGGCGCGAGCCTGGCGTCGTCGCATCAGAACAGCTCCTGGCTGCAGTTCCAGCGCGGGAAGTTTTACTACGATAGGCGTCAACCCGGGGATGTTGATCGAGCCCTGGCCATTTTTCAGGAGGCGGTACGCCTGGATCCTTCCTACGGCGATGCTTGGGTGGGGTTGCTGGCGACTCACCGGATGCTAGACAAGACGGCTTCTGACCCTGATCTGGCCCTTGCGATGGAACGGGTGGCGACGCTGGCGGTTGACTCGGCTGAAGCCCACATTCGCCTGTCCCGGATTTATGCGGACGAAGGATTGGAGAGTCAGTCTCGGGCGCACCTGGAATCAGCCCGCCAGCTAGATCCAGGAAACTGGCTAGTGTTGAATGACCTGGCAACGCGCGCGTTCGCCTCGATGGCTTACGACGCCGGTCTGAGCTATCTCCAGCGGTCGGTCGAAGCAGATCCGCTCAATCCGGTGGCTCGCGCTAACTACCTCAGTGCCCTGGCAGGTACGCGGAACTTAACTGAGGCGGCGGCTCAGGTCGAGGCCCTAAGTACTTTGAGTGACTATCACTCGATTTCGCCCGAACTGCTGGGCCTGGAGCTGAAGTTTCTGCAGGGAACCATTACCGAATCCGACGAGCGATTGCTGTCCCAGGCACCGTGGCCGGACAAGCAGGGGCTGCTCATGAAGCTAAGGGCGACGCGAGGGGATCGAAGCGTGCTTCTAGAGCTGCCAGATGACGCGACGCTCAGCGCCCGCGGCATAGCCAGTGCCGCCGTCATAGGGCGCGCTGAGCTGCTGGTGCTGCTGGGCGAGGAGCAGCAGGCGCTTGAGTTGGTTCAGACATTGGCCGGTGAGGTGACCGGTATCAGGAGACTTGTGCGACTTTCGCAGGTTAACCTCTCAGCGGAGCTGGCGGTGCTGCGTGATCATCCAGACTGGCCGCAGCTCGACGAATCCAACAAGCGTGACATCGGGACCGTTAGCGACGCGGTTGCAGAGGTTGGCTCCCAAGCCAGTATCCTAACTAAAGCCAATCCCGACTAA
- a CDS encoding TetR/AcrR family transcriptional regulator — translation MARPREFNEDNVIDAAMHCFWQNGFDGATISDLEEATGISRISLYNTFKDKEGLYLAAQRRYQEMAFKMLREMLAVPELSSLNQFFSLHLDGDPRQEAAHLGCMMVNTVLDSTNVSEQVLQYVRSYREGLTDLFEEYLEQCKDCGVIRNDLDLRACASFIQTSMWGAMAVSRLYHDFSENLPHVSIVLDTIDSWRVHATAR, via the coding sequence GTGGCAAGACCCCGTGAATTCAATGAAGACAACGTCATCGATGCTGCAATGCACTGTTTTTGGCAGAACGGCTTTGATGGAGCAACGATTTCCGATTTGGAGGAAGCGACCGGTATCAGCCGCATCAGCCTGTACAACACTTTTAAGGACAAGGAAGGATTGTATTTGGCGGCCCAGCGTCGTTATCAAGAGATGGCCTTCAAGATGCTAAGAGAAATGCTTGCGGTACCTGAATTGAGCTCGCTTAATCAATTCTTTTCGCTGCATCTCGATGGAGATCCGAGACAAGAAGCCGCGCATCTCGGTTGCATGATGGTCAATACGGTGTTGGACTCCACGAACGTCAGCGAGCAAGTACTTCAGTATGTGCGCTCTTACCGTGAGGGTCTGACAGACTTATTCGAGGAGTACTTGGAGCAGTGCAAAGACTGCGGAGTTATCCGCAACGACCTGGATCTTCGTGCCTGCGCATCCTTTATTCAGACTTCCATGTGGGGTGCAATGGCCGTGTCGCGGCTCTATCATGATTTCTCCGAAAACCTTCCGCATGTCTCAATCGTACTCGACACGATCGACAGTTGGCGAGTTCACGCTACTGCGAGATAG
- a CDS encoding SRPBCC family protein, giving the protein MEIHRKIRIATSADEAWAVIGPEFAHVDKWASNVFVSTSHNNSAAPNGAPAGGRVCSTSQGEFDESIVDYDESRRLIAYAVTGKALPGFVKSIRASWVIQPAGTNDSAATMTMTADLAQPFAFLMGWMMKKQFGKAIDESLEEFKFYLEEGRVHPRKTEKASSKQAQKARAAA; this is encoded by the coding sequence ATGGAAATTCACCGCAAAATTAGGATCGCGACATCGGCTGACGAGGCTTGGGCGGTCATCGGCCCCGAGTTTGCCCACGTCGACAAATGGGCTAGCAACGTCTTTGTCTCAACCTCGCACAACAACAGCGCCGCACCAAACGGGGCACCGGCGGGGGGGCGCGTTTGCAGCACCTCACAGGGCGAGTTCGATGAGTCAATAGTCGATTACGACGAGAGTCGCCGACTCATTGCCTATGCCGTCACCGGAAAGGCCCTGCCAGGTTTCGTCAAATCGATTCGGGCAAGCTGGGTCATTCAACCCGCTGGTACGAATGACAGCGCCGCGACAATGACCATGACAGCCGACTTGGCGCAGCCGTTCGCCTTTCTGATGGGCTGGATGATGAAGAAACAGTTCGGCAAGGCCATCGACGAGTCTCTGGAGGAATTCAAGTTCTACTTGGAGGAGGGTCGCGTTCATCCTCGAAAAACTGAGAAAGCCAGCTCCAAGCAGGCTCAGAAAGCGCGTGCAGCCGCGTAA
- a CDS encoding SRPBCC family protein: MIKYRLTTMFVAVAVLAFHLSAGAQDAPQMPPRTDGAVKVDEHTSAPLQFSRSAEVSESAGAVWKYLTNSNNVAGLFDGVHSISRAKVGERRTVRLRSGGSVSETVLADDAKSRTFAYSIADTNPMDISDHLAVLTVTSADERKGSVVTWNHYFNAAGTDASVSMSKSLTDALVKLSAKHGGYADHGSNSGFNPAIVRQTRILKASKADVWAVVADGFGDAHVWSSNIGKITVTDRNGDKIVGDQRACFIPSFNGETKETITQYDEDKGVFAYSIDQGMPPFVTYGEAVWLVNEIDSDTTQITVEITAATAPGVPPQAIAFFRGAMTQQVVVAVDDAKYFIENDAVHPRKTAALQAAGGGN, encoded by the coding sequence ATGATCAAGTATCGATTAACGACCATGTTTGTCGCAGTTGCCGTACTAGCGTTCCACCTGAGTGCAGGAGCTCAAGACGCACCACAAATGCCGCCAAGAACGGATGGTGCTGTAAAAGTTGATGAGCACACTTCAGCGCCACTGCAGTTCTCCCGCTCGGCGGAAGTCAGCGAATCAGCTGGTGCAGTATGGAAGTATCTCACCAACTCAAACAACGTGGCGGGCCTGTTCGATGGCGTTCACTCCATCTCTCGCGCCAAGGTTGGTGAGCGACGCACCGTAAGGCTCAGGAGCGGCGGGAGCGTCAGCGAGACCGTACTCGCCGACGACGCGAAGTCACGTACGTTCGCCTATTCAATCGCCGATACGAATCCCATGGACATATCTGATCACCTTGCGGTGCTGACAGTCACGTCCGCCGATGAAAGGAAGGGGTCAGTGGTGACCTGGAATCACTACTTCAATGCTGCCGGAACGGATGCCAGCGTGTCGATGAGCAAATCTCTGACTGACGCTCTCGTGAAGTTGTCGGCCAAGCATGGAGGTTATGCAGACCACGGCAGTAACAGTGGTTTCAATCCCGCGATCGTCCGTCAGACGAGAATCCTCAAGGCGAGTAAAGCCGACGTGTGGGCGGTTGTCGCGGACGGCTTTGGCGACGCCCATGTTTGGTCAAGCAACATTGGCAAGATTACCGTGACGGATCGCAACGGCGACAAAATCGTAGGTGATCAGCGAGCCTGCTTCATTCCTTCCTTCAATGGCGAAACGAAAGAAACCATAACCCAATATGATGAAGATAAGGGTGTTTTCGCATACTCCATTGATCAGGGAATGCCGCCGTTTGTCACTTACGGCGAAGCTGTCTGGTTAGTGAATGAAATCGACAGCGACACTACGCAGATCACGGTGGAGATAACGGCTGCAACTGCTCCGGGCGTGCCACCGCAGGCCATCGCGTTTTTTCGCGGTGCGATGACACAGCAGGTTGTTGTCGCAGTCGACGACGCGAAATATTTTATTGAAAACGATGCAGTTCATCCACGGAAGACCGCAGCCCTACAGGCTGCCGGCGGCGGTAACTAG
- a CDS encoding choice-of-anchor D domain-containing protein produces the protein MSLTATPRTQAQTIDLGNLGGGGFAIEGVAANDYSGRSVSGAGDVNGDGLADLIVGAAQADQGDENYAGTSYVVFGKSSGGTVELGSLGSDGFAIEGAAANDYSGRSVSGAGDVNGDGLADLIVGAPGTGNLVGTSYVVFGKSSGGTVDLGSLGSGGFAIEGAAPFDFSGGSVSGAGDVNGDGLADLIVGAYNADPGNEDRAGTSYVVFGKSSGGTVDLASLGSGGFAIEGAAADHFSGGSVSGAGDVNGDGLADLIVGADGADPGGENYAGTSYVVFGKSDGGTVALGNLGGDGFAIEGVAADDRSGRSVSGAGDVNGDGLADLIVGAFRVDVGGETNAGTSYVVFGKTSSSTVDLGSLSSGGFAIEGAAAGDRSGLSVSGVGDVNGDGLADLIVGAYRAAPDGEVNAGTSYVVFGKSSDGTVDLGSLGSGGFAIKGAAAGDFSGGSVSGAGDVNGDGLADLVVGASASNGFAGTSYVVFSTASPELTATYRTFMRNGDAPRQAVGVSGDGSNDDSPDARVWMDFDDGFDFVNLGTDASSHEVTLNRGSGAFGDSAAEVHWQLQTNRGAWSGAELTFRYIDAELLTADESALLMVHAPAADGPYTVLPSIVNPIDNTISVIVDELGFFFVTEAPGEIDVQGNGNAIADGDTTPRATDNTDFGKVLVGSSPVSRTFTIRNEGTGMLTLTDDITVPGAGFSVVQPASDSIPPGNAVTFEVSFDTEIIGVTAALVNIPNDDDDENPYTFAVRANAVEDLDIIFADGFE, from the coding sequence TTGTCGTTGACAGCGACGCCACGAACGCAAGCTCAAACCATCGATCTCGGCAATTTGGGCGGCGGCGGTTTTGCCATCGAGGGTGTCGCAGCGAACGACTATTCTGGCCGCAGCGTGTCGGGCGCGGGCGACGTGAACGGCGATGGACTGGCAGACCTGATTGTAGGCGCTGCCCAAGCGGATCAGGGCGATGAGAATTACGCTGGAACCAGCTACGTGGTCTTTGGGAAGTCGAGCGGTGGCACGGTAGAACTGGGCAGCCTGGGCAGCGACGGGTTCGCCATCGAGGGTGCCGCAGCTAACGACTATTCTGGCCGCAGCGTGTCGGGCGCGGGCGACGTGAATGGCGATGGCCTGGCGGACCTGATTGTGGGCGCACCAGGCACTGGGAATTTAGTCGGAACCAGCTACGTGGTCTTTGGGAAGTCGAGCGGTGGCACGGTGGACCTGGGCAGTCTGGGCAGTGGCGGATTTGCCATCGAGGGTGCCGCACCGTTCGACTTTTCTGGCGGCAGCGTGTCGGGCGCGGGCGACGTCAATGGGGACGGGCTAGCGGACCTCATTGTGGGCGCGTACAACGCGGATCCGGGCAATGAGGATCGTGCTGGAACCAGCTACGTCGTGTTTGGCAAGTCGAGCGGTGGCACGGTGGACCTGGCCAGTCTGGGCAGCGGCGGGTTTGCCATCGAGGGTGCCGCAGCGGACCACTTTTCTGGCGGCAGCGTGTCGGGCGCGGGAGATGTGAATGGCGATGGGCTGGCGGACCTGATAGTGGGCGCTGACGGCGCGGATCCGGGCGGTGAGAATTATGCTGGAACCAGCTACGTGGTCTTTGGCAAGTCGGACGGTGGCACGGTGGCCCTTGGCAATCTGGGCGGCGACGGGTTTGCCATCGAGGGTGTCGCAGCGGACGACCGATCGGGCCGCAGCGTGTCGGGCGCGGGCGACGTGAACGGCGATGGGCTGGCGGACCTCATTGTGGGCGCATTCCGCGTGGATGTGGGCGGAGAGACCAATGCTGGGACCAGCTACGTGGTATTTGGCAAGACTAGCTCTAGCACGGTGGACCTGGGCAGTCTGAGCAGCGGCGGGTTTGCCATCGAGGGTGCCGCAGCGGGCGACCGTTCGGGCTTGAGCGTATCGGGCGTGGGAGACGTGAATGGTGATGGGTTGGCGGACTTGATTGTTGGCGCCTACCGAGCGGCTCCGGACGGCGAGGTCAATGCTGGAACCAGCTACGTGGTCTTCGGCAAATCGAGCGATGGCACGGTGGACCTGGGCAGTCTGGGCAGTGGCGGGTTTGCCATCAAGGGTGCCGCAGCGGGCGACTTTTCTGGCGGCAGCGTGTCGGGCGCAGGAGATGTGAACGGCGATGGGCTGGCGGACCTCGTTGTGGGCGCGTCCGCCAGTAATGGTTTTGCTGGAACCAGCTATGTGGTGTTTAGCACCGCCTCGCCCGAACTCACGGCCACGTATCGCACCTTTATGCGCAACGGGGACGCGCCCCGTCAGGCGGTGGGGGTGAGCGGTGATGGCAGCAACGACGACTCGCCGGACGCGCGTGTATGGATGGATTTCGACGATGGCTTTGATTTTGTTAACCTTGGCACCGATGCCTCTTCTCATGAAGTGACCCTGAATCGAGGCAGCGGCGCGTTTGGCGACTCGGCGGCTGAAGTTCACTGGCAACTGCAAACGAACCGTGGCGCATGGTCGGGCGCGGAACTGACGTTTCGTTATATCGACGCTGAGCTACTCACGGCGGATGAAAGCGCGCTGCTGATGGTGCACGCGCCGGCCGCTGACGGCCCCTATACGGTGCTACCCAGCATCGTGAACCCGATTGACAACACGATCTCAGTGATCGTTGACGAGCTGGGGTTCTTTTTTGTCACCGAAGCTCCGGGAGAAATCGACGTCCAAGGCAATGGTAATGCCATTGCGGACGGAGATACCACGCCGCGAGCCACGGACAACACCGACTTTGGTAAAGTGCTTGTGGGCAGCTCCCCAGTCAGCCGGACTTTTACGATCCGCAATGAAGGCACGGGAATGTTGACACTCACCGACGACATCACGGTGCCGGGTGCAGGCTTTAGCGTGGTGCAACCGGCTAGCGATTCGATTCCGCCGGGCAACGCCGTGACCTTCGAGGTGTCCTTTGATACCGAGATCATCGGAGTAACTGCGGCGCTCGTTAACATCCCCAATGACGACGACGACGAAAACCCGTACACGTTTGCGGTTAGGGCCAACGCGGTCGAAGATCTCGATATCATCTTTGCAGACGGGTTTGAGTAG
- a CDS encoding CpcT/CpeT family chromophore lyase, which produces MKGNRRNYGLSACGLTLLLVGCAAERKLEHQQFDLMMSWLAGKWDNGQQVEAEIAAAMPEFDRHLHYAMHYVPLQTPGMDGQVFAIRSFNEGGFDGPLTRVALHRFRWLDSSQEIEHEFLFLLDPGEFGDLKSSLDSLATLGENDVRVNPKCRMYWRWLGDHFDGRTRKGQCITGSYTPTSILVEGHGVLRADELLRHDMNFELSGQVRPRQGGASPERFRKISSG; this is translated from the coding sequence ATGAAAGGGAATCGCAGGAATTATGGGCTGTCGGCTTGCGGTCTAACTCTGTTGCTGGTGGGTTGCGCAGCGGAGCGGAAACTAGAACATCAGCAGTTTGATCTGATGATGAGTTGGCTCGCTGGTAAGTGGGATAACGGCCAGCAGGTCGAGGCTGAAATTGCCGCCGCAATGCCTGAGTTCGATCGACACCTGCACTACGCCATGCACTATGTTCCCCTTCAAACGCCCGGGATGGATGGTCAGGTATTTGCGATCAGAAGCTTCAACGAAGGCGGATTTGATGGCCCATTGACTCGCGTGGCGCTCCACCGGTTTCGGTGGCTGGATTCCAGCCAGGAGATTGAACACGAGTTTCTGTTTCTGCTGGATCCTGGGGAGTTCGGAGATCTCAAATCCTCTCTGGATTCTTTAGCCACACTTGGTGAAAACGACGTTCGTGTGAACCCAAAATGTCGTATGTACTGGCGCTGGCTCGGTGATCACTTCGATGGCCGCACTCGCAAGGGGCAGTGCATAACCGGTTCGTACACGCCCACTAGCATACTGGTGGAGGGTCATGGCGTTTTGAGGGCGGACGAACTGCTTCGGCATGACATGAACTTTGAACTGAGCGGTCAAGTTCGCCCCCGTCAGGGCGGGGCGTCACCCGAGCGCTTCCGCAAAATTTCCTCGGGGTAA
- a CDS encoding dienelactone hydrolase family protein, whose translation MQFIHGRPQPYRLPAAVTSRARLVPVYPGKGLVALLLCSVLTACDSVGEPPNVRVLADGATGLSTSSGEIVLRVLRSPPEGAERSALMVGLHGYGMDEQQITTLVNIEPSTPHTYVAIRGFEALEPRGYAWFPVSNGAGGPAIDANTIIKANDRLFNGIDAITAWLKTDPERVYLVGFSQGATMTLSAAFLRPSDAAGFVGFAGSLPAFDVPIVSDVSAPVLIGHGTRDPSVRAEDTDLAVSRLIEVGRQVELNVYSVPHVVSAAGRRDIATWIDARERGQDMTASPPQPLSAVGSAVAKSQGSTEAFVDSVLRRAVTRGGVSGNPKGAITIYKFFDYNCPSCRVAHRELPNLLAAYPNVRLVAVDVPVFGDG comes from the coding sequence ATGCAGTTCATCCACGGAAGACCGCAGCCCTACAGGCTGCCGGCGGCGGTAACTAGTCGGGCCAGATTGGTTCCTGTGTATCCGGGAAAAGGTCTTGTTGCGCTCTTGCTGTGCTCAGTGCTGACAGCCTGCGACAGCGTGGGTGAACCGCCCAACGTCCGCGTCCTGGCCGATGGGGCGACAGGGCTTTCAACATCATCAGGGGAGATCGTCCTTCGCGTCCTCCGGTCCCCCCCGGAGGGGGCGGAACGGTCTGCGCTGATGGTCGGTCTGCACGGCTACGGAATGGACGAGCAGCAGATTACAACTCTCGTGAACATCGAGCCGTCAACACCTCACACCTATGTGGCCATTCGGGGCTTCGAAGCGCTCGAGCCACGAGGTTATGCCTGGTTTCCTGTATCGAACGGCGCAGGTGGTCCCGCTATTGATGCCAACACGATCATCAAAGCTAACGATCGCCTGTTCAACGGTATCGATGCGATAACAGCCTGGCTTAAAACTGATCCTGAACGAGTTTACCTCGTCGGCTTTAGCCAAGGCGCCACGATGACTTTGTCCGCCGCCTTCCTGCGGCCGTCGGACGCGGCGGGCTTCGTCGGCTTTGCTGGAAGCCTTCCGGCGTTTGACGTACCTATCGTATCCGACGTCTCCGCGCCCGTCCTGATCGGCCACGGCACACGAGATCCGAGTGTTCGAGCAGAGGACACCGACCTCGCAGTTTCCCGGCTGATTGAGGTCGGCCGCCAGGTCGAGCTCAACGTCTACTCCGTGCCGCATGTCGTCAGCGCCGCCGGTCGCCGGGATATTGCTACTTGGATCGATGCTCGCGAGCGTGGACAGGATATGACTGCATCGCCGCCGCAGCCTTTGTCGGCCGTGGGCTCAGCCGTGGCCAAAAGTCAGGGTTCGACCGAGGCCTTTGTCGACAGTGTACTGCGCCGCGCGGTGACTCGTGGCGGCGTGTCCGGGAATCCGAAGGGCGCTATTACGATTTACAAGTTTTTCGACTACAACTGCCCATCGTGTCGAGTCGCCCATCGTGAACTGCCGAATTTGCTGGCCGCTTACCCAAACGTTCGATTGGTCGCGGTGGACGTCCCGGTTTTCGGCGACGGATAA
- a CDS encoding chromophore lyase CpcT/CpeT, with translation MNSKAILTQLVAIALALTGTSALAQPPATVLEKDLALMLDWFPGRYDNSLQVFWEPELEVPEDHRHERIHSIFRRVDLPEFGENVFYVEQYGDGDPANIYRQRIYAFTADAEEDAIRLKIYTPTEPDVIVSAFNNTDLLSDLTVADTTTNAGCDVFWRRQSNQFIGYMKEGACRFVSQRSGKEIVITDDLVLTDSEIWIRDKAETVTGEYVFGNKADVHHKLRKIRAFECWVARLRGTKHGDSGEGNNDWSFQSGLWLHDQGGQLQLPGGEDFETDARLILRRMEWPTGSSRSSLVLYAYEGASERAVSYAWAEYDGERIGLNLRWMQASCSHKPELTYQSVEG, from the coding sequence ATGAACTCAAAAGCAATCCTGACCCAGCTTGTTGCAATCGCCCTTGCGCTTACCGGGACATCTGCCCTTGCCCAGCCCCCGGCCACCGTCCTTGAAAAAGACCTTGCCCTGATGCTGGACTGGTTTCCCGGCCGGTATGACAATTCGCTGCAGGTTTTCTGGGAACCGGAGCTTGAAGTGCCGGAGGACCACCGGCATGAGCGCATTCATTCCATTTTCCGACGCGTTGACCTTCCGGAGTTCGGAGAAAACGTCTTTTACGTCGAGCAATATGGCGACGGTGACCCCGCCAATATCTATCGCCAGCGCATCTACGCATTCACCGCCGACGCTGAAGAAGATGCAATCCGATTGAAGATCTACACGCCAACCGAACCTGATGTCATTGTTTCGGCCTTCAACAACACCGATTTGCTTTCAGATCTGACGGTGGCCGATACCACGACAAATGCGGGCTGCGACGTTTTCTGGCGTCGACAATCCAATCAGTTCATCGGCTATATGAAAGAGGGAGCCTGCCGCTTTGTGTCCCAGCGATCTGGCAAGGAGATAGTGATTACCGACGATCTGGTTCTGACCGACAGCGAGATCTGGATTCGGGATAAGGCAGAGACCGTTACCGGCGAGTACGTCTTCGGAAACAAAGCGGACGTCCACCACAAACTCCGGAAGATCCGCGCTTTCGAATGCTGGGTGGCTCGACTTCGCGGGACGAAACATGGGGACAGTGGCGAGGGCAATAACGACTGGTCGTTTCAAAGCGGCTTGTGGCTCCACGACCAGGGCGGGCAGCTGCAGCTACCTGGCGGAGAAGATTTTGAAACGGACGCGCGGCTGATTCTCCGCAGGATGGAATGGCCCACGGGATCCAGCCGCTCGTCACTGGTTCTATATGCCTACGAAGGAGCGTCGGAGCGCGCAGTCTCCTACGCGTGGGCCGAATATGACGGCGAGCGAATCGGACTCAATCTGCGCTGGATGCAGGCCAGCTGCTCTCACAAACCAGAACTGACTTACCAAAGCGTCGAAGGATAA
- a CDS encoding MarR family transcriptional regulator produces the protein MIYQINLARHTMMKALDAGCLEQLGITTTQLTALMVLKEHENCLMKELANALMLDNSAVTGLAKRMLANGLIERSTCETDSRASRLSSSDKGKDVLKKGMTLLQDLNSEMDKGFSERELDTVARYLQHVTQLFSGKKK, from the coding sequence ATGATTTATCAAATCAACCTCGCCAGGCACACCATGATGAAAGCGTTGGACGCCGGGTGTTTAGAACAGCTTGGGATAACCACAACTCAACTCACGGCACTCATGGTGTTAAAGGAGCACGAAAATTGCCTCATGAAAGAGCTTGCCAATGCCCTGATGCTTGATAACTCCGCCGTCACCGGGCTCGCAAAACGCATGCTGGCCAATGGACTAATCGAACGGTCAACCTGTGAAACCGACTCACGCGCATCTCGTCTAAGTTCGTCCGATAAAGGCAAAGACGTATTGAAAAAAGGTATGACCCTGCTACAGGACCTCAACTCCGAAATGGATAAGGGATTCAGTGAACGCGAGCTCGACACCGTAGCTCGCTATTTGCAGCACGTGACCCAGTTGTTTTCCGGGAAGAAAAAGTAA
- a CDS encoding TetR/AcrR family transcriptional regulator, whose translation MARPRNFDEEMALQAAMLTFWRHGYDGTTYKMLSEATGIDVKGLSNVFGTKDEIFDKAAGAYRQMARGVVAKSFSEPGIEALIAFFERMGTPPASDEDMSNMGCMLVNTIFELHRFQPNMREHVEAYRKMWLVAFEDSLRASGIAKPRERAEFLVGSMWGALSEIRLIRSKTAAAPLSKIAAETLRSWQTETAA comes from the coding sequence ATGGCGCGACCCCGCAACTTTGACGAAGAAATGGCGCTGCAGGCGGCGATGCTGACCTTCTGGCGCCACGGCTACGATGGCACGACGTACAAAATGCTGTCTGAAGCCACGGGCATTGACGTCAAAGGACTGTCGAACGTGTTTGGTACAAAGGACGAGATTTTCGATAAGGCGGCCGGTGCCTATCGACAGATGGCCCGTGGTGTCGTCGCCAAGTCCTTTTCTGAACCTGGCATTGAGGCATTGATTGCATTTTTTGAGCGCATGGGAACGCCGCCTGCCTCGGATGAGGACATGTCAAACATGGGTTGCATGCTCGTCAATACGATTTTCGAGCTACATCGCTTTCAGCCGAACATGCGCGAACATGTCGAGGCGTACCGAAAGATGTGGTTAGTTGCGTTCGAAGATTCCTTGCGAGCGAGTGGCATCGCTAAGCCTCGTGAGCGCGCGGAATTTTTGGTTGGCTCGATGTGGGGCGCGCTGAGTGAAATTCGGTTGATTCGTTCGAAGACGGCAGCTGCCCCTCTCTCCAAGATTGCGGCGGAAACGCTACGCTCCTGGCAAACGGAAACAGCCGCATAG